The Ruminococcus bovis genome includes a region encoding these proteins:
- a CDS encoding ParB/RepB/Spo0J family partition protein, with translation MADRKSDFALPTLDDLFSTQEERDDARLEKIRDIPIDLIDDFPDHPFHVRDDEDMVQLVESIKTNGVLTPAVLRQKEDGRYELVAGHRRKRACELAGLTTLRSEIKDLTRDEAVVYMVESNFQRTTILPSEKAFAYKMRLEAIKRQAGRPSKNNSAPVEQNFGGKTSRDLIAEQSGESREQVRRYIRLTNLVPELLELVDEGRIKMRPAVELSYLDEDSQRDVVEQIDINDCTPSHDQTIRMRKMFDSGKLTAEAVEAIMSEEKPNQRERIVLRGDRVRSLIPKNVQLKDTEDYVCKALEHYAKYLRHRSERDSR, from the coding sequence GTGGCAGACAGAAAGAGCGACTTCGCTCTGCCGACGCTCGATGACCTTTTCTCCACGCAGGAGGAACGGGACGACGCAAGGCTCGAAAAGATTAGGGATATTCCCATTGACTTGATTGATGACTTTCCCGACCACCCATTTCACGTTAGAGATGACGAGGATATGGTACAGCTTGTCGAGAGTATCAAGACCAACGGCGTTTTAACGCCTGCCGTCCTTCGTCAAAAAGAGGACGGGCGTTATGAGCTTGTCGCAGGTCACCGCAGAAAGCGAGCTTGTGAGCTTGCAGGGCTTACTACTCTCAGAAGTGAGATTAAGGACTTAACCCGTGATGAAGCGGTTGTATATATGGTTGAGAGTAATTTTCAGCGTACAACAATCCTTCCCAGCGAGAAAGCCTTTGCTTACAAAATGCGGTTGGAAGCTATAAAGCGACAAGCAGGCAGACCGAGCAAGAATAATTCTGCACCAGTGGAGCAGAATTTCGGTGGCAAGACCAGCCGTGATTTAATTGCAGAGCAGAGTGGAGAAAGTAGAGAGCAAGTCCGACGATATATTCGTTTAACGAACCTTGTTCCCGAACTTTTAGAGCTTGTGGACGAGGGCAGAATCAAAATGCGTCCTGCCGTTGAGCTGTCCTATCTCGACGAAGATAGTCAGCGTGATGTTGTCGAGCAGATTGACATTAACGACTGCACACCGTCGCACGACCAGACAATCCGAATGAGGAAAATGTTTGATAGCGGCAAACTGACGGCGGAAGCTGTTGAAGCGATTATGTCGGAAGAAAAGCCCAACCAGCGTGAGCGTATTGTGCTGCGTGGTGACAGAGTACGAAGCCTTATTCCGAAGAATGTTCAGTTGAAGGACACGGAGGACTATGTGTGCAAGGCTCTGGAGCATTACGCCAAGTATCTGCGCCACCGTTCAGAACGTGACAGCAGGTAG
- a CDS encoding ParA family protein: protein MPNCKTIAICNQKGGVGKTTTTMNLGIGLAKQGKKVLLVDCDPQGDLTTCLGWQRVDEIPVTLATKMHEIIRDDSTDVKSGILHHDEGVDLIPSNTDLEALEMYLVTAMSRENILKNYLNKVKPNYDYILIDCRPSLGMLTLNALTAADSVVIPVQAQYLPARAMTQLLRTVSKVKAHTNPNLAIDGILLTIVDNRTNLAKSTMDAIRENFGSVIRIYKSKIPVAVKAAEVSSKGKSIYAYEPNSKAAMAYADFTKEVLASGRQKERLRSADAR, encoded by the coding sequence ATGCCAAACTGCAAAACTATTGCTATTTGCAATCAGAAGGGCGGCGTCGGAAAAACGACAACCACAATGAACTTGGGCATTGGCTTGGCAAAGCAAGGTAAAAAGGTACTCCTCGTTGACTGTGATCCACAGGGCGACTTAACAACCTGTCTTGGTTGGCAGCGTGTCGATGAAATCCCTGTTACCCTCGCTACCAAAATGCACGAGATTATCCGTGACGATAGCACAGATGTAAAAAGCGGTATTCTCCACCACGATGAAGGTGTAGACCTCATTCCTTCCAATACGGATTTGGAAGCGCTGGAGATGTACCTTGTTACGGCTATGAGCCGAGAGAACATCTTGAAAAACTATCTGAACAAGGTGAAGCCGAACTACGACTATATCCTTATTGATTGCAGACCTTCACTCGGTATGTTGACCTTAAACGCTTTGACGGCTGCTGACAGCGTTGTTATTCCTGTTCAGGCGCAGTATTTGCCTGCAAGGGCTATGACACAGCTTCTTCGGACAGTATCAAAGGTAAAGGCGCACACCAATCCTAATTTGGCGATTGACGGCATTTTACTGACAATCGTTGATAACAGGACAAACCTTGCTAAAAGCACGATGGACGCAATTCGTGAAAACTTTGGGAGCGTTATCAGGATTTACAAATCCAAAATCCCCGTTGCGGTAAAAGCCGCCGAGGTATCGTCTAAAGGAAAGAGTATTTACGCCTACGAGCCAAACAGCAAGGCGGCTATGGCATACGCTGATTTCACAAAGGAGGTGCTTGCAAGTGGCAGACAGAAAGAGCGACTTCGCTCTGCCGACGCTCGATGA